One genomic window of Desulfuromonas sp. AOP6 includes the following:
- the murA gene encoding UDP-N-acetylglucosamine 1-carboxyvinyltransferase has product MQKIIIEGGQRLKGEVRVSGAKNAALPLLFATLLTGGRHRIGNVPDLRDIDTVEKLLTILGAEVRRQNGTFVVDSSSIQSEEAPYDLVRTMRASVLVLGPLLARFGHARVSLPGGCAIGARPINLHLKGFEAMGAQITLDHGYVEARAKKLKGARIYLDSPTVGGTENLIMAASLAKGTTVIENAAREPEIVDLAEALIAMGARIDGAGSDTVTIEGVDELRPMDYQVMPDRIEAGTFLVAAAMTRGDVRVVGAQAAHLEGVLSKLREAGVEITEEDGALRARGPRRLQPIQIKTRPHPGFPTDMQAQFMAMMAIAEGTSVVVENVFENRFMHVCELQRMGADISIEGHTATIRGCKTLMGAPVMATDLRASASLVLAGLAAENTTEVSRIYHLDRGYEGIEAKLRLLGARIDRVPA; this is encoded by the coding sequence TTGCAGAAAATTATCATAGAAGGAGGCCAGCGCCTCAAAGGAGAAGTTCGGGTCAGCGGTGCTAAAAATGCGGCGCTCCCCCTGCTCTTTGCTACCCTGTTGACGGGTGGAAGGCACCGGATCGGCAATGTGCCCGATCTGCGGGATATCGACACGGTGGAAAAACTGCTGACGATCCTCGGCGCCGAGGTCCGTCGACAGAACGGTACTTTCGTCGTCGACTCTTCGTCAATCCAGAGCGAGGAGGCTCCCTACGACCTGGTGCGCACCATGCGTGCCTCGGTCCTGGTGCTGGGACCTCTGCTGGCTCGCTTTGGCCATGCCCGGGTCAGTCTTCCCGGCGGCTGCGCCATCGGTGCCCGGCCCATCAATCTGCATCTCAAGGGATTTGAAGCCATGGGCGCCCAGATCACGCTCGATCACGGCTATGTCGAGGCGCGGGCGAAAAAACTCAAGGGCGCGCGCATCTATCTCGACAGCCCCACCGTCGGCGGCACCGAGAATCTGATCATGGCGGCCTCGCTGGCCAAGGGAACCACCGTTATTGAAAATGCCGCCCGTGAGCCGGAGATCGTCGATCTGGCCGAGGCGCTCATCGCCATGGGTGCCCGTATCGACGGCGCCGGCAGCGATACGGTGACCATCGAAGGGGTCGATGAGCTGCGGCCCATGGATTACCAGGTCATGCCCGACCGCATTGAGGCAGGCACCTTTCTGGTGGCCGCCGCGATGACCCGGGGCGACGTCCGCGTGGTCGGGGCGCAGGCCGCGCATCTCGAAGGGGTGCTCAGCAAGCTGCGCGAGGCAGGGGTCGAAATTACCGAAGAGGATGGCGCCTTGCGGGCACGGGGGCCGCGCCGGTTGCAGCCCATCCAGATCAAGACGCGGCCCCATCCCGGCTTCCCCACGGACATGCAGGCCCAGTTCATGGCGATGATGGCCATTGCCGAGGGCACCAGCGTCGTGGTGGAGAATGTCTTTGAGAACCGCTTCATGCATGTCTGCGAACTGCAACGCATGGGCGCGGATATTTCCATCGAGGGGCACACCGCCACGATCCGCGGCTGCAAGACTCTCATGGGCGCGCCAGTCATGGCGACGGATCTGCGGGCCAGCGCTTCCCTTGTTCTGGCCGGCCTGGCAGCGGAAAATACCACGGAAGTCTCCCGCATCTATCATCTGGATCGCGGCTACGAGGGGATCGAAGCCAAGCTTCGGCTGCTGGGCGCCCGCATCGACCGCGTGCCGGCCTAG
- the thyX gene encoding FAD-dependent thymidylate synthase codes for MLVQLLTHTPEPEQVVAAAARLCYSASSVADLMEKSRHDRDDLLRKILSLGHFSVLEHVSFTFGVEGISRACSHQLVRHRLASYSQQSQRYVSHEKRFAAVTPDTIAAQPELHQRYDALLEETHRVYCELLAAGIPAEDARFVLPNAAETKIVLTMNARELLHFFELRCCRRAQWEIRLMAIDMLRLARQAAPLLFAKAGPGCLQGVCPEGSMTCGQITEVRREFEAL; via the coding sequence ATGCTCGTCCAGCTGTTAACCCACACGCCTGAACCGGAACAGGTGGTCGCCGCGGCGGCCCGACTGTGCTATTCGGCCTCTTCGGTGGCTGATCTCATGGAGAAGAGCCGCCACGACCGCGACGACCTGCTGCGTAAAATCCTCTCCCTCGGTCACTTCTCGGTCCTTGAACACGTTTCCTTCACTTTCGGGGTGGAGGGCATCAGCCGTGCCTGTTCCCACCAGCTCGTCCGCCATCGCCTGGCTTCCTACTCTCAGCAGAGTCAGCGTTACGTGTCTCACGAAAAGCGTTTCGCCGCCGTCACTCCCGACACCATTGCCGCGCAACCTGAATTGCACCAGCGTTACGATGCCCTGTTGGAAGAGACCCATCGGGTCTACTGCGAACTGCTGGCGGCCGGCATCCCGGCAGAGGATGCCCGCTTCGTGTTGCCCAACGCGGCCGAAACCAAGATCGTGCTCACCATGAATGCCCGTGAATTGCTGCATTTTTTTGAGCTGCGCTGCTGCCGTCGGGCCCAATGGGAGATCCGCCTTATGGCCATTGACATGCTGCGGCTCGCGCGTCAGGCCGCCCCTTTGCTCTTTGCCAAGGCCGGTCCGGGCTGCCTGCAGGGGGTTTGCCCCGAAGGGAGCATGACCTGCGGCCAGATCACGGAAGTCCGGCGGGAATTCGAAGCCCTGTAA
- the prmC gene encoding peptide chain release factor N(5)-glutamine methyltransferase — protein sequence MSETWTVLKVLQWTTGYLQQAGVENGRLDGELLLAAALGLDRVGLYLNYDRPMAPAELEGFREFVKRRARREPLQYILGTTEFWSLPFRVSPDVLIPRADTEILVEEALKRAGGTSTILDVGTGSGAIAVAMAHELPESQVVAVDCSPQALAVARDNAVLNGVDGRISFQEGDLFDLKSAEYDLILSNPPYIPAADIPALMPEVRDHEPRSALVGGDDGLEAYRALARQAPALLKARGWLLVEVGIGQAEEVAALLKAAALTDISVRADYAGIPRVVGGQKP from the coding sequence TTGTCCGAAACCTGGACGGTGCTCAAGGTGCTGCAGTGGACGACGGGATATCTGCAGCAGGCGGGCGTGGAAAATGGTCGTCTCGATGGGGAGCTGCTCCTGGCCGCCGCGCTGGGGCTGGATCGGGTCGGTCTCTATCTCAACTACGACCGACCCATGGCGCCGGCGGAGCTGGAGGGCTTTCGTGAGTTCGTCAAGCGACGGGCGCGGCGCGAGCCTCTGCAATACATTCTGGGCACGACGGAGTTCTGGTCGCTGCCTTTCAGGGTAAGTCCGGACGTGCTTATTCCCCGGGCCGATACCGAGATCCTGGTGGAGGAGGCTCTGAAAAGAGCGGGTGGGACCAGCACGATTCTCGATGTGGGCACTGGCAGCGGCGCCATTGCCGTGGCCATGGCCCATGAACTGCCGGAATCCCAGGTGGTGGCGGTGGACTGCAGCCCGCAGGCGCTGGCCGTCGCCCGGGACAATGCCGTTTTGAACGGAGTGGACGGTCGCATATCCTTCCAGGAGGGCGACCTTTTTGACCTGAAATCCGCTGAGTACGATCTGATTCTTTCCAATCCGCCCTATATTCCGGCGGCGGATATTCCAGCGCTGATGCCGGAAGTGCGGGATCACGAACCCCGGAGCGCTCTTGTCGGCGGGGATGATGGCCTCGAGGCCTATCGGGCTCTGGCCCGGCAAGCGCCGGCTCTGCTCAAGGCGCGGGGCTGGCTGCTGGTGGAGGTCGGTATCGGTCAGGCCGAGGAGGTGGCCGCCTTGCTGAAGGCTGCCGCATTGACCGATATTTCGGTGCGCGCCGACTATGCCGGCATTCCCCGTGTGGTGGGCGGCCAGAAACCTTGA
- the hisG gene encoding ATP phosphoribosyltransferase yields the protein MSDTITFALPKGRIMKDSMALFSQIGITCPEMEEGSRKLIFENRESRFRFMAVRATDVPTYVEYGCADVGVVGKDTLLEQGKDLYEPLDLKFGYCRMVVAEPKELQREDDPANWSNIRVATKYPNITERYFASKGVQVELIKLYGSIELAPLVGLSERIVDLVSTGATLRENGMVEVETITEVTTRLIVNRASLKTKHQRITQIIEGLEKIIGDEARISL from the coding sequence ATGAGCGATACCATCACCTTTGCCCTGCCCAAAGGGCGCATCATGAAAGACTCCATGGCCCTTTTCTCCCAGATTGGCATTACCTGCCCGGAGATGGAGGAGGGGAGCCGCAAGCTGATTTTCGAGAACAGGGAGAGTCGTTTTCGCTTTATGGCGGTGCGGGCCACGGACGTACCCACCTACGTCGAGTATGGCTGCGCCGATGTCGGCGTGGTCGGCAAGGATACGCTGCTTGAGCAGGGCAAAGATCTTTACGAGCCCCTCGATCTCAAATTCGGCTACTGCCGCATGGTGGTGGCGGAACCGAAGGAGCTGCAGCGGGAGGACGATCCGGCCAACTGGTCCAACATCCGGGTGGCTACCAAGTACCCCAATATCACCGAACGCTACTTCGCCTCCAAGGGGGTGCAGGTCGAACTGATCAAGCTCTACGGCTCCATCGAGCTGGCACCGCTGGTGGGATTGTCCGAACGCATCGTCGATCTGGTCTCTACCGGCGCGACCCTGCGCGAGAACGGCATGGTCGAGGTGGAGACCATCACAGAGGTCACCACCCGCCTCATCGTCAACCGCGCCAGTCTCAAGACCAAGCACCAGCGCATCACGCAGATTATCGAAGGCCTGGAGAAAATCATCGGCGACGAAGCCCGCATTTCGTTGTAA
- a CDS encoding Rrf2 family transcriptional regulator: MVITRATEYAIRALLFLAKQPEGEIVYKKDICQTQDITPAFLTKVLQPLIKAGIVGSQRGVGGGFYLAKDPTQVTLLDIVEAEEGPLHLNLCLEKNGACSRDVFCPVHGAWQEVQDKMIAVLKSYTFADLALQEKNNLQELTSPPR, translated from the coding sequence TTGGTTATCACCCGCGCCACAGAGTACGCTATCAGGGCCCTGCTTTTTCTGGCCAAGCAGCCCGAAGGAGAGATTGTCTACAAGAAGGATATCTGCCAAACGCAGGATATCACGCCAGCCTTTCTCACCAAAGTACTCCAACCCCTCATCAAGGCGGGCATCGTCGGCTCGCAGCGGGGAGTCGGCGGCGGCTTCTACCTGGCTAAGGATCCTACCCAGGTGACCCTGCTGGACATTGTCGAAGCCGAAGAAGGGCCGCTGCATCTGAACCTCTGCCTGGAAAAGAACGGCGCTTGTTCCCGTGACGTCTTCTGTCCCGTTCATGGCGCCTGGCAGGAAGTCCAGGATAAGATGATCGCCGTACTCAAGAGCTACACCTTTGCCGACCTTGCCCTTCAGGAGAAGAACAATCTCCAGGAACTCACCAGCCCTCCCCGCTGA
- the prfA gene encoding peptide chain release factor 1 yields the protein MFTKLEEVVDRFQEVEGLLSDPSIMANQEKFRQLTKEHADLSEVVEVYREYKKVTEEIEGNRELLRDADTDLREMAQAELPELEERREALDQQLMVLLLPKDPRDDKNVILEIRAGTGGDEAALFAGDLFRMYCRYADQKGWRVEIMSESESEAGGFKEVIAMISGQRVYSRLKYESGTHRVQRVPETEAQGRIHTSACTVAVLPEAEDVDLDIDPGDLRIDVYRASGAGGQHVNKTESAVRITHIPTGVVVACQDEKSQHKNKAKAMKVLKSRILDAMQAAQDAKMAADRKSQVGSGDRSERIRTYNFPQGRCTDHRIGLTLYRLDAIMQGDIDEIVDALSTHYQAAGMANQEG from the coding sequence ATGTTTACCAAACTCGAAGAAGTGGTCGATCGATTTCAGGAAGTGGAGGGTCTGCTCTCCGATCCTTCCATCATGGCCAATCAGGAGAAGTTCCGGCAGCTCACCAAGGAGCATGCCGACCTTTCCGAAGTGGTCGAAGTCTATCGTGAATACAAGAAGGTGACCGAGGAGATCGAGGGGAACCGCGAGCTGTTGCGGGATGCCGACACCGACCTGCGGGAGATGGCCCAGGCCGAACTGCCCGAACTGGAAGAGCGGCGCGAGGCCCTGGACCAGCAGTTGATGGTTCTACTGCTGCCCAAGGACCCTCGGGACGACAAGAACGTCATCCTGGAAATCCGTGCCGGTACCGGCGGAGACGAGGCCGCCCTCTTTGCCGGCGACCTCTTTCGCATGTACTGCCGCTACGCCGATCAAAAAGGCTGGCGGGTGGAAATCATGAGTGAGAGCGAGTCGGAAGCCGGCGGCTTCAAAGAAGTCATCGCCATGATCAGCGGCCAGCGTGTCTATTCGCGTCTCAAGTATGAGAGCGGTACCCATCGCGTCCAGCGGGTTCCCGAAACGGAGGCCCAGGGGCGCATTCATACCTCGGCCTGCACCGTCGCCGTGCTGCCCGAAGCCGAAGACGTCGATCTCGATATCGATCCCGGTGATCTGCGCATCGACGTCTACCGTGCCTCCGGCGCGGGCGGACAGCATGTCAACAAGACGGAGTCGGCTGTGCGCATCACCCATATTCCCACCGGTGTGGTGGTGGCCTGCCAGGACGAGAAGTCCCAGCACAAGAACAAGGCCAAGGCCATGAAGGTGCTCAAGTCGCGGATTCTCGACGCCATGCAGGCGGCGCAGGATGCCAAGATGGCGGCGGACCGTAAAAGCCAGGTTGGCAGCGGCGACCGCAGTGAGCGCATCCGCACCTACAATTTTCCCCAAGGGCGCTGTACCGATCACCGCATCGGTCTCACCCTCTATCGCCTGGACGCCATCATGCAGGGCGATATCGACGAAATTGTCGATGCCCTCAGCACCCACTATCAGGCGGCGGGCATGGCCAACCAGGAGGGCTGA
- the hisD gene encoding histidinol dehydrogenase gives MQMLRFSDADFKASFQAILDRGESTQADVEKVVADIIADVRQRGDKALFDYTSRFDRLTLSADTLEVSAEEIDKAMAAVSAESLQALQLATERIAAFHRKQKTETWLSTDEEDVLLGQMVRPLDRVGIYVPGGKAAYPSSVLMNAVPAKVAGVAEVIMVVPMPGGEVNPHVLAAAKLAGVDRIFKVGGAQAVAALAYGTETVPRVDKITGPGNIYVATAKRQVFGRVDIDMIAGPSEILVINDGSGDPAHIAADLLSQAEHDELASSILITTDESFAGRVRDEVEAQLRQLSRQSIARQSIDDFGAIILAETLQEAIDFSNRIAPEHLELAVDNPFEILPRIRHAGAIFLGHHTPEAAGDYLAGPNHTLPTGGTARFFSPLGVDDFVKKSSLVAFSRQGLQRLGDEIIHIAELEGLQAHARSVSIRLKS, from the coding sequence ATGCAGATGTTGCGATTCAGCGATGCCGATTTCAAGGCATCCTTTCAAGCCATTCTCGATCGGGGCGAGTCGACCCAGGCGGATGTCGAAAAGGTCGTGGCCGACATCATTGCCGACGTCCGTCAGCGCGGCGATAAGGCTCTGTTCGACTACACGTCCCGCTTCGACCGTCTTACCTTGAGCGCCGACACCCTGGAGGTCAGCGCCGAAGAGATCGACAAGGCAATGGCGGCTGTCAGCGCCGAGTCCTTGCAGGCTCTGCAGCTGGCGACGGAGCGCATCGCCGCTTTCCACCGCAAGCAGAAGACGGAGACCTGGCTCTCCACCGATGAGGAGGATGTGCTCCTCGGGCAGATGGTGCGGCCGCTGGACCGGGTGGGCATTTACGTCCCGGGCGGCAAGGCCGCTTATCCCTCTTCGGTGCTGATGAATGCCGTGCCCGCCAAGGTGGCCGGCGTGGCCGAGGTCATCATGGTCGTGCCCATGCCCGGTGGCGAGGTGAACCCCCATGTGCTGGCGGCGGCGAAGCTGGCCGGCGTCGATCGCATCTTCAAGGTCGGTGGCGCCCAGGCTGTGGCTGCGCTGGCTTACGGCACTGAAACGGTTCCCCGCGTCGACAAGATCACCGGACCAGGCAACATCTACGTGGCCACGGCCAAGCGCCAGGTCTTCGGGCGGGTCGATATCGACATGATCGCCGGGCCCAGCGAAATTCTGGTCATCAACGACGGTTCGGGCGATCCCGCCCATATCGCGGCCGATCTCCTCTCCCAGGCCGAACACGACGAACTGGCCTCCTCCATCCTCATCACCACGGATGAAAGCTTTGCCGGACGCGTGCGCGACGAGGTGGAAGCGCAGCTGCGCCAGCTCTCCCGCCAGTCCATCGCGCGCCAGTCCATCGACGATTTCGGTGCCATCATCCTGGCGGAGACGCTGCAGGAAGCCATTGATTTCAGCAACCGCATCGCTCCGGAGCATCTGGAGCTGGCCGTCGACAATCCTTTTGAGATTCTCCCCCGCATCCGTCATGCCGGGGCGATCTTTCTCGGGCACCATACCCCCGAGGCCGCCGGCGACTACCTGGCCGGCCCCAACCACACCTTGCCCACTGGCGGGACCGCCCGTTTCTTTTCTCCCCTGGGCGTGGACGATTTCGTCAAGAAGTCGAGCCTGGTGGCCTTTTCCCGGCAGGGATTGCAGCGCCTGGGAGATGAAATCATTCATATCGCCGAACTGGAAGGGCTGCAGGCCCACGCCCGTTCGGTATCCATCCGTCTGAAGTCATAG
- the hisH gene encoding imidazole glycerol phosphate synthase subunit HisH, translating into MSQLVIIDYGMGNLRSAQKGFEKVGFAAKVSADPADIARADKVVLPGVGAFRDCMANLREGGFVEPLLAHVAAGKPMLGICVGLQLLFSESEEFGRHQGLGIIPGKVVRFPAGMREGGEELKVPHMGWNSLSFTREAPLFKGIEAGSYVYFVHSYYGVPEDAAVVTAESTYGDVTFCAALWKDNVMATQFHPEKSQQVGLRILQNFGEM; encoded by the coding sequence ATGAGCCAGCTCGTTATTATCGATTACGGCATGGGCAATCTGCGTTCGGCCCAGAAGGGGTTCGAAAAGGTCGGTTTTGCCGCCAAGGTGAGCGCCGACCCCGCCGACATCGCGCGCGCCGACAAAGTGGTGCTGCCGGGAGTGGGCGCTTTTCGCGATTGCATGGCCAACCTGCGGGAGGGGGGCTTTGTCGAGCCGCTGCTGGCGCATGTCGCCGCCGGCAAGCCGATGCTCGGCATCTGCGTCGGTTTGCAGCTCCTCTTCAGCGAAAGCGAGGAGTTCGGCCGTCATCAGGGTCTCGGCATTATCCCCGGCAAGGTGGTGCGCTTTCCCGCCGGCATGCGGGAAGGCGGCGAAGAACTCAAAGTGCCCCACATGGGCTGGAACAGCCTGTCCTTTACCCGGGAAGCGCCGCTGTTCAAGGGGATCGAAGCGGGAAGTTATGTCTACTTCGTCCACTCCTACTATGGCGTCCCCGAAGATGCCGCCGTGGTGACGGCAGAGTCGACTTACGGCGACGTGACCTTCTGTGCCGCCCTCTGGAAGGACAACGTCATGGCCACCCAGTTCCATCCGGAGAAGAGCCAGCAGGTGGGTCTGCGGATTCTGCAGAATTTCGGGGAAATGTAA
- the gluQRS gene encoding tRNA glutamyl-Q(34) synthetase GluQRS produces MKPDKLLQTVGRFAPSPTGPLHFGSLVAAVGSYCLARRDGGKWLVRIEDLDRPREVAGAADLILSTLERLGFEWDEPPVYQSRRIARYKEVLKRLQAGGHVFPCACSRREILASAPHPGEEGPVYAGTCRQGLPPGRSPRSLRLRVPGDSLLFVDGVFGEVEQCLASAVGDFVLRRADGLFAYQLAVVVDDADSGVNQVVRGADLLHSTPRQIYLYACLGWPVPRYVHLPLALNAGGDKISKRQGEAATHHVGGDGRVLAQALRFLGQEVPAELTQAPPGEILRWGVEHFCLEAVPRENRIACIDEAAAVCI; encoded by the coding sequence ATGAAGCCTGACAAACTCTTGCAGACAGTCGGACGCTTTGCCCCCAGTCCCACGGGTCCTCTGCATTTCGGTTCCCTGGTAGCGGCTGTGGGCAGTTACTGCCTGGCCCGGCGTGACGGGGGTAAATGGCTGGTGCGGATCGAGGATCTGGACAGGCCCCGAGAGGTGGCGGGCGCGGCGGATCTCATCCTGTCGACGCTGGAAAGGCTCGGTTTCGAGTGGGACGAACCTCCCGTTTACCAGAGCCGGCGTATTGCCCGCTACAAAGAGGTGCTGAAGCGGCTCCAGGCGGGTGGCCATGTCTTCCCCTGTGCCTGCTCGCGACGAGAAATCCTGGCCAGCGCTCCCCATCCGGGCGAAGAAGGGCCGGTGTACGCGGGTACCTGTCGCCAGGGTTTGCCTCCCGGGCGTTCGCCCCGTTCTCTACGGTTGCGGGTTCCGGGGGATTCCCTGCTCTTTGTCGATGGCGTCTTCGGTGAGGTGGAGCAATGCCTGGCCAGTGCTGTCGGCGATTTTGTCCTGCGCCGGGCCGACGGTCTTTTCGCCTATCAGCTGGCGGTGGTGGTCGACGATGCCGACAGCGGCGTGAACCAGGTGGTGCGCGGGGCGGACCTGCTCCATTCCACCCCCCGGCAGATTTATCTCTATGCCTGTCTGGGCTGGCCGGTACCGCGATATGTTCATCTGCCGCTGGCATTGAATGCGGGCGGCGACAAGATCAGCAAGCGTCAGGGCGAGGCTGCCACCCATCATGTCGGAGGCGACGGCAGGGTGCTCGCCCAGGCCCTGCGCTTTTTGGGGCAGGAGGTTCCGGCCGAGCTGACGCAGGCACCACCCGGGGAAATTCTGCGCTGGGGCGTGGAGCATTTCTGCCTGGAAGCTGTCCCCCGTGAGAACCGTATCGCCTGCATTGATGAGGCGGCAGCTGTCTGTATCTAA
- the rho gene encoding transcription termination factor Rho, which produces MNLKELKDKKIADLAAIGKELKIEGAAGMRKQDLIFAILNSTAEKNGAIFGEGVLEILPDGFGFLRAPDANYLPGPDDIYVSPSQIRRFNLRTGDTVSGQIRPPKEGERYFALLKVSEVNFENPAVARDKTLFDNLTPLYPEERILLETTSDNLPMRVMDLAAPIGKGQRGLIVAPPRTGKTMLLQNIANSITTNHPEVYLIVLLIDERPEEVTDMQRSVNGEVISSTFDEPATRHVQVAEMVIEKARRLVEHKRDVVILLDSITRLARAYNTVVPPSGKILSGGVDSNALHKPKRFFGAARNIEEGGSLTIIATALIDTGSKMDEVIFEEFKGTGNMELQLDRRLVDKRTFPAIDINKSGTRREELLLDPTSLQRIWLLRKVLSSMNVVDSMDFLLEKLAETKSNQEFLDSMNR; this is translated from the coding sequence ATGAATCTCAAGGAACTCAAGGACAAGAAGATTGCCGATCTGGCGGCGATCGGTAAGGAACTGAAAATCGAAGGGGCGGCGGGGATGCGCAAGCAGGACCTGATCTTTGCCATCCTCAACTCCACGGCAGAGAAAAACGGCGCCATCTTCGGCGAAGGGGTTCTGGAGATTCTGCCCGACGGGTTCGGGTTCCTGCGGGCGCCGGACGCCAACTATCTGCCCGGTCCTGACGATATCTACGTTTCTCCTTCGCAGATCCGTCGCTTCAACCTGCGCACCGGCGACACGGTTTCCGGCCAGATTCGGCCTCCCAAAGAAGGGGAGCGCTATTTCGCCCTGCTGAAGGTCTCCGAGGTCAACTTTGAAAACCCCGCTGTGGCCCGCGACAAGACTCTTTTCGATAACCTGACGCCACTCTACCCGGAGGAGCGCATTCTCCTGGAGACCACCAGTGACAACCTGCCGATGCGGGTCATGGACCTGGCGGCCCCTATTGGCAAGGGGCAGCGCGGCCTCATCGTCGCCCCGCCACGCACGGGCAAGACCATGTTGCTGCAGAATATCGCCAACTCCATCACCACCAACCATCCCGAAGTCTACCTGATCGTGCTGCTTATCGATGAGCGTCCGGAGGAGGTTACCGATATGCAGCGCTCGGTCAATGGCGAGGTTATTTCCTCGACCTTCGACGAGCCGGCCACCCGCCACGTCCAGGTCGCCGAGATGGTCATCGAGAAAGCCCGCCGCCTGGTGGAACACAAGCGGGACGTGGTCATTCTGCTCGATTCCATTACCCGTCTGGCCCGCGCCTATAATACGGTGGTACCGCCTTCCGGCAAGATCCTTTCCGGCGGGGTTGATTCCAACGCCCTGCACAAGCCGAAGCGCTTTTTCGGGGCGGCCCGCAACATTGAAGAGGGGGGGAGTCTGACCATTATCGCCACCGCCCTTATCGACACCGGCAGCAAGATGGACGAGGTCATTTTCGAGGAGTTCAAGGGGACGGGCAACATGGAGCTGCAGCTCGATCGTCGCCTGGTGGACAAGCGCACCTTCCCGGCCATCGACATCAACAAGTCGGGCACGCGCCGCGAAGAGCTCCTGCTCGATCCGACTTCGCTACAACGTATCTGGCTGTTGCGCAAGGTGCTTTCCAGTATGAACGTGGTCGACAGCATGGACTTTCTGCTGGAAAAGCTGGCCGAGACCAAAAGCAACCAGGAATTTCTCGATTCCATGAACCGTTAG
- the rpmE gene encoding 50S ribosomal protein L31, which translates to MKDGIHPKYEAVTVKCHCGNTFETRSTRKDEITTEICSACHPFYTGKQKLIDTAGRIDRFRKKYGTK; encoded by the coding sequence ATGAAAGACGGAATTCACCCCAAGTACGAAGCCGTGACGGTCAAGTGCCACTGCGGCAATACCTTCGAAACCCGCTCCACCCGCAAGGACGAGATCACCACTGAGATCTGTTCGGCCTGCCATCCCTTCTACACCGGTAAGCAGAAGCTGATCGACACCGCTGGCCGTATCGATCGTTTCCGCAAGAAGTACGGCACCAAGTAG
- the hisB gene encoding imidazoleglycerol-phosphate dehydratase HisB, which translates to MSRQASIDRQTKETQIQLSLEIDGKGQSQIATPVPFLDHMLTLFARHGFFDLSVAAKGDIEIDAHHTVEDLGICLGEAFKKALGDKAGIRRFGRGTMPMHEALASVIIDFSGRPFLVFNVDMPKAQVGNFETELVEEFFVAFCNHAGANIHVNLAYGDNLHHIIEAIYKAFGRAVDEATQRDPRIEGVLSTKGKLE; encoded by the coding sequence ATGTCTCGACAAGCCAGTATTGACCGCCAGACCAAGGAAACCCAGATTCAGCTGAGCCTGGAGATCGACGGGAAGGGGCAGAGCCAGATCGCCACCCCCGTCCCCTTTCTCGACCACATGCTGACTCTGTTCGCCCGCCATGGCTTTTTCGATCTGAGCGTCGCCGCCAAGGGGGATATCGAGATCGACGCCCACCACACGGTGGAGGATCTCGGCATTTGCCTGGGCGAGGCCTTCAAGAAAGCCCTCGGTGACAAGGCGGGCATCCGCCGCTTCGGGCGTGGCACCATGCCCATGCACGAGGCCCTCGCTTCGGTCATTATCGACTTCTCCGGGCGGCCTTTCCTCGTGTTCAATGTGGATATGCCCAAGGCCCAGGTCGGCAACTTCGAGACCGAACTGGTGGAGGAGTTTTTCGTCGCCTTCTGCAATCACGCTGGCGCCAACATCCACGTCAACCTGGCCTACGGCGACAATCTCCATCACATCATCGAGGCGATCTACAAGGCCTTCGGCCGCGCTGTCGATGAGGCCACCCAACGGGACCCCCGAATCGAAGGGGTCCTCTCCACCAAAGGGAAGCTCGAGTAA